One window from the genome of Mesoplodon densirostris isolate mMesDen1 chromosome 17, mMesDen1 primary haplotype, whole genome shotgun sequence encodes:
- the PCDH9 gene encoding protocadherin-9 isoform X4 — MDLRDFYLLAALIACLRLDSAIAQELIYTIREELPENVPIGNIPKDLNISHINAATGTSASLVYRLVSKAGDVPLVKVSSSTGEIFTTSNRIDREKLCAGASYDEENECFFELEVVILPNDFFRLIKIKIIVKDTNDNAPMFPSPVINISIPENTLINSRFPIPSATDPDTGFNGVQHYELLNGQSVFGLDIVETPEGEKWPQLIVQQNLDREQKDTYVMKIKVEDGGTPQKSSTAILQVTVSDVNDNRPVFKEGQVEVHIPENAPVGTSVIQLHATDADIGSNAEIRYIFGAQVAPATKRLFALNNTTGLITVQRSLDREETAIHKVTVLASDGSSTPARATVTINVTDVNDNPPNIDLRYIISPINGTVYLSEKDPVNTKIALITVSDKDTDVNGKVICFIEREVPFHLKAVYDNQYLLETSSLLDYEGTKEFSFKIVASDSGKPSLNQTALVRVKLEDENDNPPIFNQPVIELSVSENNRRGLYLTTISATDEDSGKNADIVYQLGPNASFFDLDRKTGVLTASRVFDREEQERFIFTVTARDNGTPPLQSQAAVIVTVLDENDNSPKFTHNHFQFFVSENLPKYSTVGVITVTDADAGENKAVTLSILNDNDNFVLDPYSGVIKSNVSFDREQQSSYTFDVKATDGGQPPRSSTAKVTINVMDVNDNSPVVISPPSNTSFKLVPLSAIPGSVIAEVFAVDIDTGMNAELKYTIVSGNNKGLFRIDPVTGNITLEEKPAPTDVGLHRLVVNISDLGYPKSLHTLVLVFLYVNDTAGNASYIYDLIRRTMETPLDRNIGDSSQPYQNEDYLTIMIAIVAGAMVVIVVIFVTVLVRCRHASRFKAAQRSKQGAEWMSPNQENKQNKKKKRKKRKSPKSSLLNFVTIEESKPDDAVHEPINGTISLPAELEEQSIGRFDWGPAPPTTFKPNSPDLAKHYKSASPQPAFHLKPDTPVSVKKHHVIQELPLDNTFVGGCDTLSKRSSTSSDHFSASECSSQGGFKTKGPLHTRQQC, encoded by the coding sequence atGGACCTGAGGGATTTTTACCTGTTGGCTGCTCTGATTGCCTGTTTAAGGCTGGATTCCGCAATAGCTCAAGAACTTATTTACACTATTAGAGAGGAATTGCCTGAAAATGTGCCCATAGGAAACATACCAAAGGATCTGAACATTTCTCACATCAATGCTGCCACAGGGACCAGCGCCAGCCTTGTCTACAGACTGGTTTCTAAAGCTGGGGATGTCCCTTTGGTGAAAGTATCCAGTAGCACTGGCGAAATTTTCACGACCTCCAATAGAATAGACAGAGAAAAACTCTGTGCTGGAGCCTCTTACGATGAGGAGAATGAGTGTTTCTTTGAACTTGAGGTGGTGATCCTCCCCAATGATTTTTTCAGGctgatcaaaattaaaataattgtcaAGGATACCAATGATAATGCCCCCATGTTTCCATCTCCTGTCATCAATATTTCCATCCCAGAAAACACTTTGATCAACAGCCGCTTTCCAATTCCATCAGCAACAGATCCTGACACAGGCTTCAATGGTGTACAGCATTATGAATTGTTAAATGGGCAGAGTGTTTTTGGACTGGATATCGTGGAAACTCCGGAAGGAGAGAAGTGGCCACAATTGATTGTTCAGCAAAACTTGGACAGAGAACAGAAAGATACCTATGTGATGAAAATCAAAGTAGAGGATGGAGGCACTCCACAGAAATCCAGCACAGCCATACTGCAGGTCACAGTAAGTGATGTAAATGACAACAGGCCAGTGTTTAAAGAGGGTCAAGTGGAGGTGCATATTCCAGAGAATGCTCCCGTAGGCACCTCTGTAATTCAGCTCCATGCCACAGATGCAGATATAGGCAGTAATGCTGAAATCCGGTACATTTTTGGTGCCCAGGTCGCCCCTGCAACCAAAAGACTCTTTGCTTTAAATAATACTACTGGGTTGATTACAGTTCAAAGGTCCTTAGATCGAGAGGAGACAGCCATTCACAAAGTGACAGTGCTGGCTAGTGATGGCAGCTCCACTCCCGCTCGAGCAACGGTTACCATCAATGTCACTGATGTAAATGATAACCCTCCAAACATAGACCTCAGGTACATTATAAGTCCCATCAATGGCACAGTGTATTTGTCTGAGAAAGATCCTGTCAATACAAAGATTGCCCTAATTACAGTTTCAGATAAGGACACAGATGTGAATGGCAAAGTGATCTGTTTTATTGAAAGAGAGGTCCCGTTTCATTTGAAGGCAGTATACGACAACCAATATTTGTTAGAGACCTCCTCTTTGTTGGACTATGAGGgcaccaaagaattcagctttaaaaTCGTTGCCTCTGATTCTGGGAAGCCCAGTTTAAATCAGACTGCCCTGGTAAGGGTTAAGCTTGAGGACGAAAATGACAACCCACCAATTTTCAACCAGCCTGTAATTGAGCTGTCAGTTTCTGAAAACAACCGACGTGGGTTGTACTTAACAACTATTAGTGCCACAGATGAAGACAGTGGGAAAAATGCAGATATTGTTTATCAGCTTGGACCGAATGCCTCCTTTTTTGATTTGGACCGAAAGACAGGAGTTTTGACAGCCTCCAGAGTCTTtgacagagaagaacaagaaagatTCATTTTTACAGTAACTGCCAGGGACAATGGGACCCCTCCCCTCCAAAGCCAAGCGGCTGTGATAGTTACTGTTCTGGATGAGAATGACAATAGCCCCAAGTTTACTCATAATCACTTTCAATTTTTTGTGTCTGAGAATCTGCCAAAGTATAGTACTGTGGGGGTAATCACAGTGACAGATGCAGATGCTGGAGAGAATAAAGCTGTGACTCTTTCCATTCTAAATGACAATGATAATTTTGTGTTGGATCCCTATTCTGGAGTCATAAAGTCAAATGTCTCATTTGACAGAGAGCAGCAGAGTTCCTACACTTTCGATGTCAAAGCCACTGATGGGGGACAACCACCCCGTTCCTCTACTGCAAAAGTAACTATAAATGTCATGGATGTCAATGACAATAGTCCAGTTGTCATTTCGCCACCTTCTAATACTTCTTTTAAGTTGGTGCCTCTCTCAGCCATTCCTGGCTCCGTGATAGCAGAAGTTTTTGCAGTGGATATTGACACTGGGATGAATGCTGAACTTAAGTATACAATTGTGAGTGGGAACAACAAAGGCCTGTTTCGGATTGATCCAGTAACAGGTAACATCACTCTGGAAGAAAAACCAGCACCTACTGATGTGGGCTTGCACCGATTGGTGGTCAACATAAGTGACCTGGGATACCCTAAGTCTCTGCACACACTTgtgcttgtttttctttatgttaATGACACTGCTGGCAATGCCTCCTATATCTATGACTTGATTCGCAGGACTATGGAGACCCCATTGGACAGGAACATAGGCGATAGCAGCCAACCCTATCAAAACGAGGACTATCTCACCATCATGATCGCCATTGTCGCAGGTGCCATGGTGGTCATCGTCGTGATCTTCGTCACCGTTCTGGTGCGTTGTCGCCATGCATCAAGATTCAAAGCAGCTCAGAGGAGCAAGCAAGGTGCTGAATGGATGTCCCCAAAccaggagaacaaacaaaacaagaaaaagaaaaggaagaaaagaaagtctcCCAAGAGCTCTCTTTTGAACTTTGTTACCATCGAAGAGTCCAAACCCGATGATGCAGTTCACGAACCCATCAATGGGACAATAAGCCTGCCGGCTGAGCTGGAAGAGCAAAGCATAGGTAGATTTGACTGGGGTCCGGCACCTCCAACCACCTTCAAGCCGAACAGCCCTGACCTGGCCAAGCACTACAAATCCGCTTCTCCACAGCCCGCTTTCCATCTTAAACCAGACACTCCGGTTTCCGTGAAAAAGCATCACGTGATTCAGGAACTCCCGTTGGACAACACCTTTGTCGGGGGTTGTGACACCCTTTCCAAACGCTCTTCCACTAGTTCAGATCACTTCAGTGCCTCAGAGTGCAGTTCCCAAGGAGGCTTCAAGACAAAGGGCCCCTTACACACCAGACAG
- the PCDH9 gene encoding protocadherin-9 isoform X2 — translation MDLRDFYLLAALIACLRLDSAIAQELIYTIREELPENVPIGNIPKDLNISHINAATGTSASLVYRLVSKAGDVPLVKVSSSTGEIFTTSNRIDREKLCAGASYDEENECFFELEVVILPNDFFRLIKIKIIVKDTNDNAPMFPSPVINISIPENTLINSRFPIPSATDPDTGFNGVQHYELLNGQSVFGLDIVETPEGEKWPQLIVQQNLDREQKDTYVMKIKVEDGGTPQKSSTAILQVTVSDVNDNRPVFKEGQVEVHIPENAPVGTSVIQLHATDADIGSNAEIRYIFGAQVAPATKRLFALNNTTGLITVQRSLDREETAIHKVTVLASDGSSTPARATVTINVTDVNDNPPNIDLRYIISPINGTVYLSEKDPVNTKIALITVSDKDTDVNGKVICFIEREVPFHLKAVYDNQYLLETSSLLDYEGTKEFSFKIVASDSGKPSLNQTALVRVKLEDENDNPPIFNQPVIELSVSENNRRGLYLTTISATDEDSGKNADIVYQLGPNASFFDLDRKTGVLTASRVFDREEQERFIFTVTARDNGTPPLQSQAAVIVTVLDENDNSPKFTHNHFQFFVSENLPKYSTVGVITVTDADAGENKAVTLSILNDNDNFVLDPYSGVIKSNVSFDREQQSSYTFDVKATDGGQPPRSSTAKVTINVMDVNDNSPVVISPPSNTSFKLVPLSAIPGSVIAEVFAVDIDTGMNAELKYTIVSGNNKGLFRIDPVTGNITLEEKPAPTDVGLHRLVVNISDLGYPKSLHTLVLVFLYVNDTAGNASYIYDLIRRTMETPLDRNIGDSSQPYQNEDYLTIMIAIVAGAMVVIVVIFVTVLVRCRHASRFKAAQRSKQGAEWMSPNQENKQNKKKKRKKRKSPKSSLLNFVTIEESKPDDAVHEPINGTISLPAELEEQSIGRFDWGPAPPTTFKPNSPDLAKHYKSASPQPAFHLKPDTPVSVKKHHVIQELPLDNTFVGGCDTLSKRSSTSSDHFSASECSSQGGFKTKGPLHTRQMELFPYSERYCKSEKVKTISQTLVHW, via the coding sequence atGGACCTGAGGGATTTTTACCTGTTGGCTGCTCTGATTGCCTGTTTAAGGCTGGATTCCGCAATAGCTCAAGAACTTATTTACACTATTAGAGAGGAATTGCCTGAAAATGTGCCCATAGGAAACATACCAAAGGATCTGAACATTTCTCACATCAATGCTGCCACAGGGACCAGCGCCAGCCTTGTCTACAGACTGGTTTCTAAAGCTGGGGATGTCCCTTTGGTGAAAGTATCCAGTAGCACTGGCGAAATTTTCACGACCTCCAATAGAATAGACAGAGAAAAACTCTGTGCTGGAGCCTCTTACGATGAGGAGAATGAGTGTTTCTTTGAACTTGAGGTGGTGATCCTCCCCAATGATTTTTTCAGGctgatcaaaattaaaataattgtcaAGGATACCAATGATAATGCCCCCATGTTTCCATCTCCTGTCATCAATATTTCCATCCCAGAAAACACTTTGATCAACAGCCGCTTTCCAATTCCATCAGCAACAGATCCTGACACAGGCTTCAATGGTGTACAGCATTATGAATTGTTAAATGGGCAGAGTGTTTTTGGACTGGATATCGTGGAAACTCCGGAAGGAGAGAAGTGGCCACAATTGATTGTTCAGCAAAACTTGGACAGAGAACAGAAAGATACCTATGTGATGAAAATCAAAGTAGAGGATGGAGGCACTCCACAGAAATCCAGCACAGCCATACTGCAGGTCACAGTAAGTGATGTAAATGACAACAGGCCAGTGTTTAAAGAGGGTCAAGTGGAGGTGCATATTCCAGAGAATGCTCCCGTAGGCACCTCTGTAATTCAGCTCCATGCCACAGATGCAGATATAGGCAGTAATGCTGAAATCCGGTACATTTTTGGTGCCCAGGTCGCCCCTGCAACCAAAAGACTCTTTGCTTTAAATAATACTACTGGGTTGATTACAGTTCAAAGGTCCTTAGATCGAGAGGAGACAGCCATTCACAAAGTGACAGTGCTGGCTAGTGATGGCAGCTCCACTCCCGCTCGAGCAACGGTTACCATCAATGTCACTGATGTAAATGATAACCCTCCAAACATAGACCTCAGGTACATTATAAGTCCCATCAATGGCACAGTGTATTTGTCTGAGAAAGATCCTGTCAATACAAAGATTGCCCTAATTACAGTTTCAGATAAGGACACAGATGTGAATGGCAAAGTGATCTGTTTTATTGAAAGAGAGGTCCCGTTTCATTTGAAGGCAGTATACGACAACCAATATTTGTTAGAGACCTCCTCTTTGTTGGACTATGAGGgcaccaaagaattcagctttaaaaTCGTTGCCTCTGATTCTGGGAAGCCCAGTTTAAATCAGACTGCCCTGGTAAGGGTTAAGCTTGAGGACGAAAATGACAACCCACCAATTTTCAACCAGCCTGTAATTGAGCTGTCAGTTTCTGAAAACAACCGACGTGGGTTGTACTTAACAACTATTAGTGCCACAGATGAAGACAGTGGGAAAAATGCAGATATTGTTTATCAGCTTGGACCGAATGCCTCCTTTTTTGATTTGGACCGAAAGACAGGAGTTTTGACAGCCTCCAGAGTCTTtgacagagaagaacaagaaagatTCATTTTTACAGTAACTGCCAGGGACAATGGGACCCCTCCCCTCCAAAGCCAAGCGGCTGTGATAGTTACTGTTCTGGATGAGAATGACAATAGCCCCAAGTTTACTCATAATCACTTTCAATTTTTTGTGTCTGAGAATCTGCCAAAGTATAGTACTGTGGGGGTAATCACAGTGACAGATGCAGATGCTGGAGAGAATAAAGCTGTGACTCTTTCCATTCTAAATGACAATGATAATTTTGTGTTGGATCCCTATTCTGGAGTCATAAAGTCAAATGTCTCATTTGACAGAGAGCAGCAGAGTTCCTACACTTTCGATGTCAAAGCCACTGATGGGGGACAACCACCCCGTTCCTCTACTGCAAAAGTAACTATAAATGTCATGGATGTCAATGACAATAGTCCAGTTGTCATTTCGCCACCTTCTAATACTTCTTTTAAGTTGGTGCCTCTCTCAGCCATTCCTGGCTCCGTGATAGCAGAAGTTTTTGCAGTGGATATTGACACTGGGATGAATGCTGAACTTAAGTATACAATTGTGAGTGGGAACAACAAAGGCCTGTTTCGGATTGATCCAGTAACAGGTAACATCACTCTGGAAGAAAAACCAGCACCTACTGATGTGGGCTTGCACCGATTGGTGGTCAACATAAGTGACCTGGGATACCCTAAGTCTCTGCACACACTTgtgcttgtttttctttatgttaATGACACTGCTGGCAATGCCTCCTATATCTATGACTTGATTCGCAGGACTATGGAGACCCCATTGGACAGGAACATAGGCGATAGCAGCCAACCCTATCAAAACGAGGACTATCTCACCATCATGATCGCCATTGTCGCAGGTGCCATGGTGGTCATCGTCGTGATCTTCGTCACCGTTCTGGTGCGTTGTCGCCATGCATCAAGATTCAAAGCAGCTCAGAGGAGCAAGCAAGGTGCTGAATGGATGTCCCCAAAccaggagaacaaacaaaacaagaaaaagaaaaggaagaaaagaaagtctcCCAAGAGCTCTCTTTTGAACTTTGTTACCATCGAAGAGTCCAAACCCGATGATGCAGTTCACGAACCCATCAATGGGACAATAAGCCTGCCGGCTGAGCTGGAAGAGCAAAGCATAGGTAGATTTGACTGGGGTCCGGCACCTCCAACCACCTTCAAGCCGAACAGCCCTGACCTGGCCAAGCACTACAAATCCGCTTCTCCACAGCCCGCTTTCCATCTTAAACCAGACACTCCGGTTTCCGTGAAAAAGCATCACGTGATTCAGGAACTCCCGTTGGACAACACCTTTGTCGGGGGTTGTGACACCCTTTCCAAACGCTCTTCCACTAGTTCAGATCACTTCAGTGCCTCAGAGTGCAGTTCCCAAGGAGGCTTCAAGACAAAGGGCCCCTTACACACCAGACAG
- the PCDH9 gene encoding protocadherin-9 isoform X5: MDLRDFYLLAALIACLRLDSAIAQELIYTIREELPENVPIGNIPKDLNISHINAATGTSASLVYRLVSKAGDVPLVKVSSSTGEIFTTSNRIDREKLCAGASYDEENECFFELEVVILPNDFFRLIKIKIIVKDTNDNAPMFPSPVINISIPENTLINSRFPIPSATDPDTGFNGVQHYELLNGQSVFGLDIVETPEGEKWPQLIVQQNLDREQKDTYVMKIKVEDGGTPQKSSTAILQVTVSDVNDNRPVFKEGQVEVHIPENAPVGTSVIQLHATDADIGSNAEIRYIFGAQVAPATKRLFALNNTTGLITVQRSLDREETAIHKVTVLASDGSSTPARATVTINVTDVNDNPPNIDLRYIISPINGTVYLSEKDPVNTKIALITVSDKDTDVNGKVICFIEREVPFHLKAVYDNQYLLETSSLLDYEGTKEFSFKIVASDSGKPSLNQTALVRVKLEDENDNPPIFNQPVIELSVSENNRRGLYLTTISATDEDSGKNADIVYQLGPNASFFDLDRKTGVLTASRVFDREEQERFIFTVTARDNGTPPLQSQAAVIVTVLDENDNSPKFTHNHFQFFVSENLPKYSTVGVITVTDADAGENKAVTLSILNDNDNFVLDPYSGVIKSNVSFDREQQSSYTFDVKATDGGQPPRSSTAKVTINVMDVNDNSPVVISPPSNTSFKLVPLSAIPGSVIAEVFAVDIDTGMNAELKYTIVSGNNKGLFRIDPVTGNITLEEKPAPTDVGLHRLVVNISDLGYPKSLHTLVLVFLYVNDTAGNASYIYDLIRRTMETPLDRNIGDSSQPYQNEDYLTIMIAIVAGAMVVIVVIFVTVLVRCRHASRFKAAQRSKQGAEWMSPNQENKQNKKKKRKKRKSPKSSLLNFVTIEESKPDDAVHEPINGTISLPAELEEQSIGRFDWGPAPPTTFKPNSPDLAKHYKSASPQPAFHLKPDTPVSVKKHHVIQELPLDNTFVGGCDTLSKRSSTSSDHFSASECSSQGGFKTKGPLHTRQ; encoded by the coding sequence atGGACCTGAGGGATTTTTACCTGTTGGCTGCTCTGATTGCCTGTTTAAGGCTGGATTCCGCAATAGCTCAAGAACTTATTTACACTATTAGAGAGGAATTGCCTGAAAATGTGCCCATAGGAAACATACCAAAGGATCTGAACATTTCTCACATCAATGCTGCCACAGGGACCAGCGCCAGCCTTGTCTACAGACTGGTTTCTAAAGCTGGGGATGTCCCTTTGGTGAAAGTATCCAGTAGCACTGGCGAAATTTTCACGACCTCCAATAGAATAGACAGAGAAAAACTCTGTGCTGGAGCCTCTTACGATGAGGAGAATGAGTGTTTCTTTGAACTTGAGGTGGTGATCCTCCCCAATGATTTTTTCAGGctgatcaaaattaaaataattgtcaAGGATACCAATGATAATGCCCCCATGTTTCCATCTCCTGTCATCAATATTTCCATCCCAGAAAACACTTTGATCAACAGCCGCTTTCCAATTCCATCAGCAACAGATCCTGACACAGGCTTCAATGGTGTACAGCATTATGAATTGTTAAATGGGCAGAGTGTTTTTGGACTGGATATCGTGGAAACTCCGGAAGGAGAGAAGTGGCCACAATTGATTGTTCAGCAAAACTTGGACAGAGAACAGAAAGATACCTATGTGATGAAAATCAAAGTAGAGGATGGAGGCACTCCACAGAAATCCAGCACAGCCATACTGCAGGTCACAGTAAGTGATGTAAATGACAACAGGCCAGTGTTTAAAGAGGGTCAAGTGGAGGTGCATATTCCAGAGAATGCTCCCGTAGGCACCTCTGTAATTCAGCTCCATGCCACAGATGCAGATATAGGCAGTAATGCTGAAATCCGGTACATTTTTGGTGCCCAGGTCGCCCCTGCAACCAAAAGACTCTTTGCTTTAAATAATACTACTGGGTTGATTACAGTTCAAAGGTCCTTAGATCGAGAGGAGACAGCCATTCACAAAGTGACAGTGCTGGCTAGTGATGGCAGCTCCACTCCCGCTCGAGCAACGGTTACCATCAATGTCACTGATGTAAATGATAACCCTCCAAACATAGACCTCAGGTACATTATAAGTCCCATCAATGGCACAGTGTATTTGTCTGAGAAAGATCCTGTCAATACAAAGATTGCCCTAATTACAGTTTCAGATAAGGACACAGATGTGAATGGCAAAGTGATCTGTTTTATTGAAAGAGAGGTCCCGTTTCATTTGAAGGCAGTATACGACAACCAATATTTGTTAGAGACCTCCTCTTTGTTGGACTATGAGGgcaccaaagaattcagctttaaaaTCGTTGCCTCTGATTCTGGGAAGCCCAGTTTAAATCAGACTGCCCTGGTAAGGGTTAAGCTTGAGGACGAAAATGACAACCCACCAATTTTCAACCAGCCTGTAATTGAGCTGTCAGTTTCTGAAAACAACCGACGTGGGTTGTACTTAACAACTATTAGTGCCACAGATGAAGACAGTGGGAAAAATGCAGATATTGTTTATCAGCTTGGACCGAATGCCTCCTTTTTTGATTTGGACCGAAAGACAGGAGTTTTGACAGCCTCCAGAGTCTTtgacagagaagaacaagaaagatTCATTTTTACAGTAACTGCCAGGGACAATGGGACCCCTCCCCTCCAAAGCCAAGCGGCTGTGATAGTTACTGTTCTGGATGAGAATGACAATAGCCCCAAGTTTACTCATAATCACTTTCAATTTTTTGTGTCTGAGAATCTGCCAAAGTATAGTACTGTGGGGGTAATCACAGTGACAGATGCAGATGCTGGAGAGAATAAAGCTGTGACTCTTTCCATTCTAAATGACAATGATAATTTTGTGTTGGATCCCTATTCTGGAGTCATAAAGTCAAATGTCTCATTTGACAGAGAGCAGCAGAGTTCCTACACTTTCGATGTCAAAGCCACTGATGGGGGACAACCACCCCGTTCCTCTACTGCAAAAGTAACTATAAATGTCATGGATGTCAATGACAATAGTCCAGTTGTCATTTCGCCACCTTCTAATACTTCTTTTAAGTTGGTGCCTCTCTCAGCCATTCCTGGCTCCGTGATAGCAGAAGTTTTTGCAGTGGATATTGACACTGGGATGAATGCTGAACTTAAGTATACAATTGTGAGTGGGAACAACAAAGGCCTGTTTCGGATTGATCCAGTAACAGGTAACATCACTCTGGAAGAAAAACCAGCACCTACTGATGTGGGCTTGCACCGATTGGTGGTCAACATAAGTGACCTGGGATACCCTAAGTCTCTGCACACACTTgtgcttgtttttctttatgttaATGACACTGCTGGCAATGCCTCCTATATCTATGACTTGATTCGCAGGACTATGGAGACCCCATTGGACAGGAACATAGGCGATAGCAGCCAACCCTATCAAAACGAGGACTATCTCACCATCATGATCGCCATTGTCGCAGGTGCCATGGTGGTCATCGTCGTGATCTTCGTCACCGTTCTGGTGCGTTGTCGCCATGCATCAAGATTCAAAGCAGCTCAGAGGAGCAAGCAAGGTGCTGAATGGATGTCCCCAAAccaggagaacaaacaaaacaagaaaaagaaaaggaagaaaagaaagtctcCCAAGAGCTCTCTTTTGAACTTTGTTACCATCGAAGAGTCCAAACCCGATGATGCAGTTCACGAACCCATCAATGGGACAATAAGCCTGCCGGCTGAGCTGGAAGAGCAAAGCATAGGTAGATTTGACTGGGGTCCGGCACCTCCAACCACCTTCAAGCCGAACAGCCCTGACCTGGCCAAGCACTACAAATCCGCTTCTCCACAGCCCGCTTTCCATCTTAAACCAGACACTCCGGTTTCCGTGAAAAAGCATCACGTGATTCAGGAACTCCCGTTGGACAACACCTTTGTCGGGGGTTGTGACACCCTTTCCAAACGCTCTTCCACTAGTTCAGATCACTTCAGTGCCTCAGAGTGCAGTTCCCAAGGAGGCTTCAAGACAAAGGGCCCCTTACACACCAGACAG